In the Bacteroidales bacterium genome, one interval contains:
- a CDS encoding T9SS type A sorting domain-containing protein, giving the protein MKKSGFILTCVVIFSLNSQVFYSGFESWTGGIPDQWNGVQTNIGSANIIQVTSGALEGNFAVKLVNSSSTHKRFTTKSLSINAGETYKITFYARGGGDVRVGLYDGNASQNQYSSYTTLNNASNWTKITAMLTADTTSTVAEFIISVRNTNNSLGDIQVDSFYVQVANAPEVSVQNIQYTTNTSGSSPYAGQVVKTRGVVTAVYPTKGYWIQNGSGPYSGLYIYDPNHSPTLGDSIEIVGLVEEYYDLTEMKNISIYQVLSSGNSLKYTNITPAQGNTEAFESVLVQLNNVVCINTNAGYGMWTVGDGMDTLLVDDVLYAFSPSLNAHYNIKGVIYYSYSQYKVLPRFDTDIQQITTSIQEYEDIAVYPNPFSSYLYLQGLYGTLSIYNLAGKLMHEEIISNPQIDLNHLKPAIYIVKIKNNNEVHNFVIVKE; this is encoded by the coding sequence ATGAAAAAATCTGGTTTTATTTTGACATGTGTAGTCATTTTTAGTTTGAACTCACAAGTTTTTTATTCAGGTTTTGAATCATGGACTGGTGGAATTCCTGATCAGTGGAATGGAGTTCAGACAAACATCGGAAGTGCTAACATTATTCAAGTTACATCCGGAGCCTTGGAAGGTAATTTTGCTGTTAAGCTTGTCAATTCTTCGAGCACACATAAAAGGTTTACAACCAAGTCACTTTCGATCAATGCAGGAGAAACATATAAAATCACTTTCTATGCAAGAGGGGGTGGAGATGTGCGTGTGGGTTTATACGATGGCAATGCTTCGCAAAATCAATATTCTTCTTACACAACATTAAACAATGCTAGTAACTGGACAAAAATAACAGCCATGCTCACGGCTGATACTACGTCTACTGTAGCTGAATTTATCATCTCTGTGAGAAATACCAATAATTCTCTCGGTGACATTCAAGTTGACTCTTTCTACGTTCAAGTAGCAAATGCTCCAGAAGTTTCTGTTCAAAACATTCAATATACAACAAATACTTCAGGAAGTAGCCCTTATGCAGGTCAAGTAGTTAAAACTCGAGGAGTAGTAACTGCCGTATATCCAACTAAAGGATATTGGATTCAAAATGGCTCAGGTCCTTATTCTGGCTTGTATATTTATGATCCTAATCATTCACCTACTTTAGGGGACAGCATCGAAATCGTAGGACTGGTAGAAGAATATTACGATCTGACTGAAATGAAAAATATTTCTATTTACCAAGTCCTTAGTTCTGGTAATTCTCTGAAATACACTAATATTACACCTGCACAAGGTAACACTGAAGCTTTTGAATCTGTCCTCGTTCAACTCAATAACGTTGTATGTATTAATACCAATGCTGGTTATGGCATGTGGACTGTAGGCGATGGAATGGACACACTTCTAGTCGATGACGTTCTTTATGCTTTTTCTCCCTCTCTAAATGCTCATTATAATATTAAAGGAGTTATATACTACAGTTATTCTCAGTATAAAGTTTTACCACGCTTCGATACAGATATACAACAAATTACCACAAGTATTCAAGAATATGAAGACATTGCCGTGTATCCAAATCCTTTTTCAAGCTATCTTTACTTACAGGGACTTTATGGTACTCTTTCAATTTACAACTTAGCAGGCAAACTCATGCACGAAGAAATTATATCAAATCCACAAATAGACCTCAATCACTTAAAACCAGCCATTTATATTGTAAAAATCAAAAATAACAATGAAGTACATAATTTTGTAATCGTAAAAGAATAG
- a CDS encoding PASTA domain-containing protein, producing the protein MSFFSLITKKYFWKHTLLMLFITFILVLLIQIFLRFITFHGEKLEVPDFTGMNIVELQVNKEFRHFQFEVIDSVYNNDKNPGTVVSQIPSPGSFVKKGRKIYLTIISFSPEMTKMPNLIDLSLRESQAILKTYGLKIGKIEYVPDIGRTVIRAKYKGNVIAWGAPIPKGSKVDLVVGNGSRSVDSEEEIIVPKLIGLSRTKALEKISSCGLSVGKEVFLNNEIKNDDQYRVVKQKPGQSQKVDYGTEIDLWYE; encoded by the coding sequence ATGTCTTTTTTTAGTTTAATCACTAAAAAATACTTCTGGAAGCATACTTTGCTTATGCTTTTTATTACTTTCATACTTGTTTTATTAATCCAAATTTTCTTACGTTTCATTACATTTCACGGAGAAAAACTTGAAGTTCCTGATTTTACGGGAATGAATATCGTTGAACTTCAAGTCAATAAAGAATTTAGGCATTTTCAATTTGAGGTGATAGATTCCGTCTATAATAACGATAAAAATCCTGGAACAGTTGTTTCGCAAATTCCTTCACCGGGCTCATTCGTAAAAAAGGGACGCAAAATATATCTTACCATTATTTCTTTTTCGCCTGAAATGACAAAGATGCCCAATCTGATTGATTTATCCTTGCGAGAATCACAAGCTATTTTAAAAACTTACGGTCTTAAAATAGGTAAAATAGAATATGTACCTGATATTGGCAGAACAGTCATTCGAGCTAAGTATAAGGGAAACGTCATTGCATGGGGAGCTCCCATTCCCAAAGGTTCAAAAGTTGATTTGGTAGTAGGAAACGGAAGTAGAAGTGTGGATTCTGAGGAAGAAATCATTGTTCCCAAACTAATCGGTCTATCAAGAACAAAAGCACTCGAAAAAATTAGTTCATGTGGCCTCAGTGTGGGAAAAGAAGTTTTCCTGAACAATGAAATTAAAAACGACGATCAATATCGTGTGGTAAAACAAAAACCCGGACAATCTCAAAAAGTCGACTATGGAACAGAAATTGACCTTTGGTATGAATAG
- a CDS encoding T9SS type A sorting domain-containing protein, producing MEQKLTFGMNSKFFPLLLLLTISFSMISQEIISSCHVFPPHSFCSSTKSNPIKLPFYEDFSSTYGNVDSSKFSASTSFVNRTFAINPPTVGTLLFDALNERGEIYAHGNTYHFLADSLLSRPIRLDSIFIGIPHKTTPADSIYFSFFYQPQGIGEAPDQNDSLILEFFNPTLNTWNRVWASAGRSFQQFIQEYPTGWAYVIIPIIDTTYYRHNFQFKFKNYASYANNQFPTWSSNGDYWLIDAIYLNSQRTIHDSLPADLAFKTDMITILKDYTSMPWNQFLNSPSAIKTSISLPYKNHSSQILNVSELIKAKELSGNGTNFISPLLANNLFPYKDTAFYRQPIPFTLSSTKTKNVDFKIQFCINTNTIADSFQSNDTITIYQRFYNFFAIDDGSAEAGYGLSVANGEFTLQFTLYKPDTLRAILLFFNPVFFEPSEIPFFDLVIRKDENGFPGNIIYQKTYLEPIYDGYQYINYVLDEPVVIQGKIYIGIRQHLDESINIGFDLNTPNNNRLFFNVNGTWYNSLYNGVPMIRAVVGQSSEPYVSSNVLESQPLLFPHPCPRGNYLFLNLQEPTKIFLYNLDGKLLYESTSCENKVFIPTEMTPGFYLMKIKTSSAEYYQQIIIQ from the coding sequence ATGGAACAGAAATTGACCTTTGGTATGAATAGTAAATTCTTTCCTCTACTTCTTTTGCTTACGATTTCTTTTTCAATGATTTCTCAAGAAATAATTTCATCTTGTCATGTTTTCCCACCCCATTCATTCTGTTCTTCAACTAAATCTAATCCGATTAAATTGCCTTTTTATGAAGATTTTTCCAGTACTTATGGAAACGTTGATTCTTCCAAATTCTCTGCTAGCACCAGCTTTGTGAACAGAACTTTTGCCATTAATCCTCCAACTGTTGGAACTTTACTTTTTGATGCTTTAAATGAAAGAGGCGAAATATACGCTCACGGGAACACTTATCACTTCTTAGCCGATTCGCTACTTTCCAGACCCATACGACTTGATTCCATTTTTATTGGAATTCCTCACAAGACAACGCCTGCCGATAGTATTTATTTTAGTTTTTTCTATCAGCCACAAGGGATTGGTGAAGCCCCTGATCAAAATGATTCATTAATACTTGAATTTTTCAATCCAACGCTTAACACATGGAATAGAGTATGGGCTTCAGCGGGACGATCTTTTCAACAATTCATTCAAGAATATCCTACTGGCTGGGCATATGTGATAATTCCTATCATTGACACTACATATTACCGCCATAATTTTCAATTTAAATTTAAAAATTATGCTAGTTACGCTAACAATCAATTTCCTACATGGTCAAGCAACGGTGACTATTGGCTTATTGACGCTATTTATTTGAACTCTCAACGAACCATACATGACTCCTTACCAGCTGATTTGGCTTTTAAAACTGACATGATTACCATCCTCAAAGATTATACGTCTATGCCATGGAATCAATTCTTGAATTCCCCAAGTGCAATAAAAACATCTATTTCCCTACCCTACAAAAATCACTCTTCACAAATTCTTAATGTATCAGAACTCATCAAGGCAAAAGAACTTTCCGGAAATGGAACCAATTTCATATCCCCTTTACTCGCCAACAATCTTTTTCCATACAAAGATACTGCTTTTTATCGTCAACCCATTCCTTTTACTCTAAGTTCTACTAAAACAAAAAATGTTGATTTTAAGATTCAATTTTGCATTAATACCAATACCATTGCAGATTCATTCCAATCCAATGATACCATTACCATATACCAACGATTTTATAATTTTTTTGCTATTGATGATGGAAGTGCCGAAGCTGGTTATGGTCTTTCGGTTGCCAATGGAGAGTTCACCCTACAATTTACTTTATACAAGCCTGACACTTTGAGGGCAATTTTACTGTTTTTTAATCCAGTCTTTTTTGAACCGTCTGAAATACCATTTTTTGATCTTGTTATTCGTAAGGATGAAAATGGTTTTCCAGGAAATATTATATATCAAAAAACTTATCTTGAACCAATTTACGATGGATACCAATACATCAATTATGTTCTGGACGAACCGGTTGTTATTCAAGGAAAAATATACATTGGAATACGACAACACTTAGATGAATCGATTAACATAGGATTTGATCTCAACACGCCAAACAATAATCGTTTATTTTTCAATGTAAATGGTACATGGTATAACTCTCTTTATAATGGTGTTCCCATGATTAGAGCTGTTGTTGGTCAAAGTTCTGAACCTTATGTCTCTTCCAATGTTCTCGAATCGCAACCTCTTTTATTTCCTCACCCTTGTCCAAGAGGTAATTACCTTTTTCTGAACCTGCAGGAACCAACCAAAATTTTCTTATACAATCTGGATGGAAAATTACTTTACGAATCAACTTCTTGTGAAAATAAAGTTTTTATACCTACAGAAATGACACCTGGATTTTATTTGATGAAAATTAAGACTTCTTCTGCTGAATATTATCAACAGATTATCATTCAATGA
- a CDS encoding RluA family pseudouridine synthase → MNDLTLTTENLADSEDFTSDLYEHYRIVVDPGQEPFRIDKYLTQRLPYVSRSKIQHAIKAEAILVNDHPIKSNYLVKPHDVIRVLLPRPPVDIKIFPQNIPIDMIYEDRWLIIVNKKPGMVVHPGYNNYDQTLLHALLYHFEQHGETHAQPYLVHRIDKDTSGLIVVAKDEYVQTHLARQFFEHSIQRKYIALIWGNIDTNEGVIEGYLSRNPKDRRKIILHADENKGKYSKTFFRVLERFDFMTLVECQLATGRTHQIRAHFASIKHPLFGDPLYGGNEIIIHSTRPKFKQFISNLFSFFPRQALHAKELGFFHPILNQNLLFSSSLPPDFQMLINKIHAYINT, encoded by the coding sequence ATGAACGATCTAACATTAACAACAGAAAATCTTGCTGATAGCGAAGATTTTACGAGCGATTTGTATGAACATTATCGCATAGTGGTAGATCCTGGTCAAGAGCCTTTTCGAATCGATAAATATTTAACTCAAAGACTTCCTTACGTTAGTCGTAGCAAGATTCAGCACGCCATTAAGGCTGAAGCTATACTTGTCAATGATCATCCTATCAAATCTAATTATCTCGTTAAACCCCACGATGTTATCAGAGTTCTATTACCTCGCCCACCTGTCGATATAAAAATTTTTCCTCAAAATATACCTATCGATATGATATATGAAGATCGATGGTTGATCATTGTTAATAAAAAACCAGGTATGGTCGTCCATCCAGGCTATAATAATTACGATCAAACACTACTTCATGCCTTGCTCTATCATTTTGAACAACATGGAGAAACCCATGCACAACCCTATCTCGTGCATCGTATTGATAAGGATACTTCAGGATTAATAGTTGTAGCTAAAGATGAATATGTTCAGACTCATCTGGCGAGACAGTTTTTTGAACACAGCATTCAGCGCAAATACATTGCACTTATTTGGGGCAATATCGATACAAACGAAGGAGTTATTGAAGGTTATTTAAGTCGTAACCCTAAAGATAGAAGAAAAATCATCCTTCATGCAGACGAAAACAAAGGAAAGTATTCAAAAACATTTTTTCGCGTGCTGGAACGTTTTGATTTTATGACTTTAGTCGAGTGCCAACTTGCTACAGGCAGAACACATCAAATTCGAGCTCATTTCGCATCAATTAAACATCCCCTGTTTGGAGATCCTCTGTACGGAGGTAATGAGATTATTATCCATAGCACACGACCAAAATTCAAACAATTTATATCGAATTTGTTTTCGTTTTTTCCACGACAGGCTTTACATGCTAAGGAATTAGGTTTTTTTCACCCTATCTTAAATCAAAACCTTCTGTTTAGCTCCAGTTTACCTCCTGATTTTCAAATGTTGATTAACAAGATCCATGCATACATAAACACCTAA
- the mce gene encoding methylmalonyl-CoA epimerase, with protein MKISHIEHIGIAVKNLEESIKFYENLLGITCYAIEEVADQKVKTAFFLVGQTKIELLESTDPDGPIAKFIEKKGEGIHHIAFATDEIENQLQRLKETGIVLIDEKPRKGAENLDIAFLHPKSTGGVLIELCENKNKNK; from the coding sequence ATGAAAATTTCTCATATTGAACACATAGGGATTGCCGTTAAAAACCTCGAAGAGAGTATCAAGTTTTATGAAAATTTATTAGGCATAACTTGTTACGCCATAGAAGAGGTTGCTGACCAGAAAGTTAAAACAGCTTTTTTCTTAGTGGGGCAAACAAAAATTGAATTACTTGAAAGCACCGACCCCGATGGACCTATTGCTAAATTTATCGAAAAAAAAGGCGAAGGCATTCACCATATTGCATTTGCTACTGATGAAATTGAAAATCAATTACAAAGGTTAAAAGAGACTGGAATTGTACTTATTGATGAAAAACCAAGGAAAGGCGCTGAAAACCTCGATATTGCTTTTTTACATCCCAAATCAACAGGTGGTGTTTTGATAGAACTGTGTGAAAATAAGAACAAAAACAAGTAA
- a CDS encoding acyl-CoA carboxylase subunit beta, which yields MSIEDKIRELLEKRELARLGGGKEKIEAQHAKGKYTARERIHMLLDEGSFEEFDMFVSHRCHDFGMEKQRILSDGVVTGYGTIDGRLVYLYSQDFTVFGGSLSETYANKICKIMDHALRVGAPIIGFNDSGGARIQEGVRSLGGYAEIFERNILASGVVPQISLIYGPCAGGAVYSPALTDFIIMSKRNSYMFVTGPKVVKVVTGEVVTEEELGGAMIHAAKSGVAHFVTETEEDGILLVRKLLSYLPSNNLEDPPFIPTDDPIDRLDDELNYIIPENPNKPYDVKKIILSIVDNHEFLEVHQLYAPNIVVGFARMGGMTVGIVANQPNYLAGVLDCDASRKAARFVRFCDAFNIPIVTLVDVPGFMPGTQQEYNGIIIHGAKLLYAYGEATVPKITVTLRKSYGGAHDVMGSKQLRTDINYAWPTAEIAVMGARGAVEIIEAKRLAQITDEEERRKFIEEKEREYREKFASPYQAARYGYIDDIIEPRNTRFRIVRALQSLSTKKQTLPPKKHSNLPL from the coding sequence ATGTCGATAGAAGATAAAATTAGGGAATTACTTGAAAAGCGAGAACTAGCTCGTTTAGGGGGTGGAAAAGAGAAAATCGAAGCTCAACACGCTAAAGGTAAATACACTGCACGTGAACGCATACATATGTTGTTAGATGAAGGATCCTTCGAAGAATTCGACATGTTTGTATCCCATCGTTGCCATGACTTTGGAATGGAGAAACAAAGAATTTTATCCGACGGAGTAGTTACCGGTTACGGAACAATCGATGGGAGACTTGTGTATCTTTACAGTCAAGATTTCACTGTATTCGGAGGTTCACTTTCAGAAACATATGCAAATAAAATTTGTAAGATCATGGATCATGCTTTGCGTGTTGGTGCTCCGATCATAGGTTTTAATGATTCTGGAGGTGCTCGAATTCAAGAAGGTGTAAGAAGCCTTGGAGGTTATGCTGAAATCTTCGAGCGGAATATTTTAGCATCAGGTGTAGTCCCTCAAATATCACTGATTTATGGCCCTTGTGCTGGAGGTGCAGTATATTCTCCTGCCCTTACTGATTTTATCATCATGAGCAAACGCAACAGCTACATGTTCGTAACTGGACCGAAAGTAGTTAAAGTTGTTACAGGTGAAGTTGTCACAGAAGAAGAATTAGGAGGGGCCATGATTCATGCTGCCAAATCAGGAGTAGCTCATTTTGTTACTGAAACTGAAGAAGATGGCATATTACTCGTGCGTAAACTTTTAAGCTATTTACCTTCTAATAACCTCGAAGATCCACCTTTTATTCCCACAGATGATCCTATTGACAGACTAGACGATGAGTTAAACTATATCATTCCAGAAAATCCTAATAAACCATATGATGTTAAAAAAATCATCCTTTCTATTGTTGACAATCATGAATTTCTCGAAGTTCATCAGCTTTATGCTCCTAATATTGTAGTCGGTTTTGCAAGAATGGGTGGTATGACTGTCGGCATTGTTGCAAATCAGCCAAACTATTTGGCAGGAGTTTTGGATTGCGATGCAAGCAGAAAAGCAGCACGTTTTGTTCGCTTTTGTGACGCCTTTAACATTCCCATCGTGACATTAGTAGATGTTCCTGGTTTCATGCCTGGGACACAACAAGAATACAACGGAATTATCATTCACGGAGCTAAATTACTTTATGCATATGGAGAAGCCACTGTTCCTAAAATTACTGTGACACTACGTAAGTCTTATGGCGGAGCTCATGATGTTATGGGATCAAAACAGCTAAGAACAGATATCAACTATGCCTGGCCAACAGCAGAAATTGCTGTTATGGGTGCTCGTGGAGCTGTAGAAATTATAGAAGCTAAAAGGCTTGCTCAAATTACTGATGAAGAAGAACGCCGTAAATTCATTGAAGAAAAAGAACGTGAATACCGTGAAAAATTTGCTTCTCCTTACCAAGCTGCTCGCTATGGTTATATCGACGATATTATTGAACCAAGAAATACTCGTTTTCGGATCGTAAGAGCTCTGCAATCTCTCTCAACCAAGAAACAAACATTACCCCCTAAAAAACATAGTAACTTGCCCCTTTAA
- a CDS encoding OadG family transporter subunit: MKNYLLFLALMLYFPVFSQKQEDVRINEIMGINKSSIIDEFGRHQPWCELINTGFGTVNISGMYLSNDKNNLKKYQIPANNKMILPPQGVVVFFLDSNDHFGIFHTNFLLKPKGSLYLTGTDGKTIIDSISFSFVYPDEVLARIPDGNGNWQKSNIFTPGQLNQHELRSKTNEIFSTHDPYGFAVTIIAMSVVFFALILLTLIFSYTGKYFSRSIHIPIKLKKTSKNNKDEIEDTIELSSETIAAIAAAIYQYQLQLHDQESTILTIKKISKPYSPWSSKIYTLRQLPNKTYRRFNTNRNQG, translated from the coding sequence ATGAAAAACTATCTATTATTTCTTGCTCTCATGCTTTACTTTCCTGTTTTTTCACAAAAACAGGAAGACGTACGAATCAATGAAATTATGGGAATTAACAAATCATCTATTATTGATGAATTTGGAAGACATCAACCATGGTGTGAACTTATTAATACTGGATTTGGAACTGTGAACATTTCTGGAATGTACCTTTCAAACGATAAAAACAACTTAAAAAAATATCAAATTCCGGCAAATAATAAAATGATTCTACCTCCACAAGGGGTGGTTGTTTTTTTTCTCGATAGTAATGATCATTTTGGTATTTTTCATACCAATTTTCTACTTAAGCCAAAGGGTAGTCTTTATTTAACCGGCACAGATGGTAAAACAATTATTGATTCAATTTCTTTTTCATTTGTCTACCCTGACGAGGTCTTGGCACGAATCCCAGATGGAAATGGTAATTGGCAAAAAAGCAATATATTCACCCCTGGTCAATTAAACCAACATGAATTAAGAAGCAAGACAAATGAAATTTTCTCTACTCATGACCCTTATGGTTTTGCTGTTACTATCATAGCTATGTCTGTAGTTTTTTTTGCATTAATTCTATTAACTTTGATATTTTCCTATACAGGAAAATACTTTTCCCGCTCCATACACATTCCGATAAAACTCAAAAAGACAAGTAAAAATAACAAAGATGAAATTGAAGATACTATTGAATTAAGCAGCGAAACAATTGCTGCAATAGCAGCAGCAATTTATCAATATCAGTTACAACTTCATGATCAAGAATCAACTATCCTAACGATAAAAAAAATAAGCAAACCTTACTCACCATGGAGCTCAAAAATTTATACTTTACGACAATTACCCAATAAAACATATCGTCGATTTAATACAAATCGAAATCAAGGCTAA
- a CDS encoding biotin/lipoyl-binding protein produces MKKFSFQIHGNKYEVEIEEAEGKNLLVQVNGIPYQVVLEKEIYEAKTPKLVQGATIPNTDIANQTKKTSPPSLGGAIKSPLPGVILEVHVKENDNVSMGQKIITIEAMKMENVIYADKSGKVKAIKVKKGDNVLEGDILIELET; encoded by the coding sequence ATGAAAAAATTTTCATTTCAGATTCATGGAAATAAATACGAAGTAGAAATTGAAGAAGCGGAAGGAAAAAATTTGTTGGTCCAAGTAAATGGTATTCCTTATCAAGTAGTGTTGGAAAAAGAAATTTACGAAGCAAAAACTCCAAAACTTGTTCAAGGAGCAACCATACCTAATACTGACATTGCTAACCAAACCAAAAAAACATCACCACCGTCTCTGGGCGGCGCGATTAAATCACCTTTACCTGGTGTCATATTAGAAGTGCATGTTAAAGAAAATGATAATGTTTCGATGGGTCAGAAAATCATTACTATTGAAGCTATGAAAATGGAAAACGTCATCTACGCTGATAAAAGTGGCAAAGTAAAAGCAATCAAAGTAAAAAAAGGTGATAATGTTCTCGAAGGTGATATTTTAATTGAACTTGAAACTTAA
- a CDS encoding sodium ion-translocating decarboxylase subunit beta gives MNFGQFVIEKIEQFFQYTAFANFTIGHMVMIIVGLFFIYIAIKKHYEPLLLVPIGFGIIIGNIPFYPGLKIGIYETGSVLNYLYFGVIQGIYPPLIFLGIGAMTDFSALISNPRLFLIGAAAQLGIFGAYVFALLVGFSPQEAAAIGIIGGADGPTAIFLSSKLAPDLMGAIAISAYSYMALVPVIQPPIMRLLTTKKERLIRMKPPRAVSQTEKILFPIIGLLITAFIIPSGLPLLGMLFFGNLLKESGVTRRLAETARGPLIDIVTIMIGLTVGASTQATNFLTTKSIGIFTLGAISFIIATAGGVLFCKFFNLFLKEGNKINPLIGNAGVSAVPDSARVSEIIGLQYDKNNHLLMHAMGPNVAGVVGSAVAAGILLSFLY, from the coding sequence ATGAATTTTGGTCAGTTTGTCATTGAGAAGATTGAGCAATTTTTTCAATATACGGCTTTTGCCAACTTCACTATTGGGCACATGGTAATGATTATCGTGGGGTTATTTTTTATTTACATTGCCATTAAAAAGCACTATGAACCTTTACTTTTAGTACCTATCGGATTTGGAATCATTATAGGAAATATTCCATTTTATCCAGGTCTGAAAATAGGTATATATGAAACAGGGAGTGTTTTAAATTACTTGTATTTTGGTGTCATTCAAGGAATTTATCCTCCTCTCATTTTTCTAGGCATTGGAGCTATGACTGATTTTTCAGCATTGATTTCTAATCCCAGATTATTTTTAATTGGTGCTGCAGCTCAATTAGGCATTTTTGGAGCATATGTTTTTGCACTTCTCGTTGGCTTTTCGCCTCAGGAAGCAGCTGCTATTGGAATCATTGGTGGAGCAGATGGCCCAACTGCTATATTTCTTTCATCTAAGTTGGCTCCAGATTTGATGGGTGCTATTGCCATTTCGGCTTATTCCTATATGGCACTTGTACCCGTGATCCAACCACCTATTATGCGTCTTTTAACTACGAAAAAAGAACGTCTTATTCGAATGAAACCTCCGCGTGCTGTTTCTCAAACAGAAAAAATACTTTTCCCAATTATTGGATTGTTGATTACTGCTTTTATCATACCCTCTGGTTTACCATTGCTAGGGATGCTCTTTTTTGGAAATTTACTCAAAGAGAGTGGTGTTACTCGACGTTTGGCAGAAACTGCCCGTGGGCCTTTGATCGATATAGTCACAATTATGATAGGCTTGACAGTTGGAGCATCAACACAAGCAACTAATTTTCTCACAACCAAATCGATTGGAATTTTTACATTGGGTGCCATCTCGTTCATTATTGCTACGGCAGGTGGAGTTCTTTTCTGTAAGTTCTTCAATCTTTTTCTAAAAGAAGGCAACAAAATTAATCCTCTGATAGGTAATGCTGGTGTCTCGGCCGTCCCCGATAGTGCTAGGGTATCTGAAATCATCGGATTGCAATACGATAAAAACAATCATCTCCTCATGCATGCTATGGGACCCAATGTCGCAGGCGTGGTGGGAAGTGCCGTTGCTGCAGGTATCTTACTTTCTTTTTTGTACTAA
- the mreD gene encoding rod shape-determining protein MreD, with amino-acid sequence MKLERFYEFLWRSLFILFFQIFVLNYYTWHQSYTSFAYIMILLILPLPLPWYAGLLVGFFLGLMEDIFTTKQGLHAAALTFISFIRPSVLQLFSRMEVFAEGSLVDSKLLGWRKWLGYVLLMTLIYSTVLYFLQYFSFRFQFTILKDIIFCTIITMFFIISFEMIFLIIKKKAK; translated from the coding sequence ATGAAATTAGAGAGATTTTATGAATTTCTTTGGCGTTCATTATTTATATTATTTTTTCAAATTTTTGTTCTCAATTATTACACTTGGCATCAGTCATATACTTCATTTGCATATATCATGATTTTGTTGATTTTGCCACTTCCTTTGCCATGGTATGCGGGGCTGTTAGTGGGATTCTTTTTAGGATTAATGGAGGATATCTTTACCACCAAACAAGGCCTTCATGCTGCAGCACTCACGTTTATCTCTTTTATTAGGCCATCCGTACTTCAGCTTTTTTCAAGAATGGAAGTTTTTGCTGAAGGATCTTTGGTTGATAGCAAATTGCTTGGTTGGAGAAAATGGTTGGGTTATGTGCTTTTAATGACCTTGATATATAGCACAGTGTTGTATTTTTTACAATATTTCAGTTTTCGTTTTCAATTTACGATCCTCAAAGACATAATTTTTTGTACGATTATTACCATGTTTTTTATTATAAGTTTTGAAATGATATTTCTGATTATTAAGAAAAAAGCTAAGTAA